One stretch of Halobaculum marinum DNA includes these proteins:
- a CDS encoding APC family permease, which produces MSAEESPSLGTNIEGDAPDVERAVEADETTYTEDADLERTLGLPGGLAIGVGTMIGAGIFVFPGLAAGRAGPAAAGSFALGGLVALLVALPTSELATAMPKSGGGYYFISRGLGTLAGTVVGLSLWFGLVFATAFYLVGFGFYVVDTFAELGITLGSGLVIPIALVFGVGFTVLNVTGTENAAKLQNAVVALLLSILVVVLAWGSADALGVIGPASPPERFLPFGPFPVLTTAALVFTSYLGFAQVATVAGEMKRPGRNLPLAMVGSVVVVGILYVVTIFVATSAFGSVELASLGETAMVDVGRHYLGDVGALAIVFGGLLATMSSANASILSTSRAVYAVSKDALLPRWASRINLRYGTPHVALGLAGGPILVLVATGRVEVLAEVASFLHLVLYGLICVALLVLRRDEPDWYDPDFRTPGYPVVPVVGALASFALIGFMQPLSQIIGVGVMLATAGWYAYYARDVSLKGALS; this is translated from the coding sequence ATGAGTGCTGAGGAATCGCCGTCCCTGGGGACGAACATCGAGGGCGACGCGCCCGACGTCGAGCGGGCCGTCGAGGCCGACGAGACGACGTACACCGAGGACGCCGACCTCGAACGGACGCTCGGACTCCCCGGCGGACTGGCAATCGGCGTCGGGACGATGATCGGCGCGGGCATCTTCGTGTTCCCGGGGTTGGCGGCGGGACGGGCGGGGCCGGCGGCCGCGGGGTCGTTCGCCCTCGGCGGCCTCGTGGCCCTATTGGTCGCCCTGCCGACGTCGGAGTTGGCGACCGCGATGCCCAAAAGCGGCGGCGGCTACTACTTCATCTCCCGGGGGCTGGGGACGCTCGCGGGCACCGTCGTCGGCCTGTCGCTGTGGTTCGGGTTGGTGTTCGCGACCGCGTTCTACCTCGTCGGCTTCGGCTTCTACGTCGTCGACACGTTCGCCGAACTCGGCATCACACTCGGGAGCGGACTCGTCATCCCGATCGCGTTAGTGTTCGGGGTGGGGTTCACCGTGTTGAACGTCACCGGAACCGAGAACGCCGCGAAACTCCAGAACGCCGTCGTGGCGCTGCTCCTGTCGATCCTCGTGGTCGTCTTGGCGTGGGGGTCCGCCGACGCCCTCGGGGTGATCGGTCCCGCCAGCCCGCCCGAACGGTTCCTGCCGTTCGGGCCGTTCCCGGTGTTGACCACCGCGGCGCTGGTGTTCACCTCCTACCTCGGGTTCGCGCAGGTCGCGACGGTCGCGGGCGAGATGAAGCGACCGGGGCGCAACCTCCCACTGGCGATGGTCGGGTCGGTCGTCGTCGTCGGGATCCTCTACGTCGTGACGATCTTCGTCGCGACGAGCGCGTTCGGGAGCGTCGAACTCGCGAGTCTGGGCGAGACCGCGATGGTCGACGTCGGGCGCCACTACCTCGGCGACGTCGGTGCGCTGGCGATCGTGTTCGGCGGACTCCTCGCGACGATGTCGAGCGCGAACGCGTCGATCCTGAGCACCTCCCGCGCGGTGTACGCCGTCTCGAAGGACGCGCTGTTGCCGCGGTGGGCGAGTCGGATCAACCTCCGGTACGGGACCCCGCACGTGGCACTGGGGCTGGCGGGCGGGCCGATCCTGGTGCTGGTGGCGACCGGGCGAGTCGAGGTACTGGCCGAGGTGGCGTCGTTCCTGCACCTCGTCCTCTACGGGCTCATCTGTGTCGCGCTGTTGGTGCTCAGACGCGACGAACCCGACTGGTACGACCCCGACTTCCGGACGCCGGGGTATCCGGTCGTCCCGGTGGTGGGCGCGCTCGCGAGTTTCGCGCTCATCGGGTTCATGCAGCCCCTCTCGCAGATCATCGGCGTCGGGGTCATGCTCGCGACGGCGGGGTGGTACGCCTACTACGCACGTGACGTCTCGCTCAAGGGGGCGCTGTCGTGA
- a CDS encoding universal stress protein — translation MTRVVVPVAVLENQAVSLGLVDLLGTMDVTVMGYHVLPEQTPPDQARHQYSDRANEALADIAAEFRDAGGAADYRLVFTDDKHASVRRIADEVGARSYVIPGATGTIDRLLVSLSGDVAADRILEFVTDLVGDREIQVTLLRVGGDEGDTSLAAAQSQLAAAGIDAQTVSATASNPLDAVVAAVPDHDAIVMGEHAPSLRSFLFGDITDRVAEESVGPVLVVRRDPPASE, via the coding sequence GTGACCCGCGTCGTCGTTCCCGTCGCGGTGCTGGAGAACCAGGCGGTGTCGCTCGGGTTGGTCGACCTGCTCGGGACGATGGACGTGACCGTGATGGGGTACCACGTCCTCCCCGAACAGACCCCGCCCGACCAGGCCCGACACCAGTACAGCGACCGCGCGAACGAGGCGCTGGCGGACATCGCGGCGGAGTTCCGGGACGCCGGCGGTGCAGCCGACTACCGACTCGTCTTCACGGACGACAAACACGCCTCGGTCCGGCGGATCGCCGACGAGGTCGGCGCCCGGTCGTACGTCATCCCGGGCGCGACCGGCACCATCGACCGACTGCTGGTGTCGTTGTCCGGCGACGTCGCCGCCGACCGGATCCTCGAGTTCGTGACCGACCTCGTCGGGGATCGCGAGATCCAGGTGACGCTCCTCCGGGTCGGGGGCGACGAGGGCGACACGTCGCTGGCCGCCGCCCAGTCGCAGTTGGCGGCGGCGGGAATCGACGCCCAGACGGTGTCGGCCACGGCGTCGAACCCCCTCGACGCCGTGGTGGCCGCCGTGCCCGACCACGACGCCATCGTGATGGGCGAACACGCGCCGTCGCTGCGGTCGTTCCTCTTCGGCGACATCACCGACCGCGTGGCCGAGGAGTCGGTCGGGCCGGTGCTCGTCGTGCGGCGGGACCCACCAGCTAGCGAGTAG